tctAGAGAAAGAAGTATTTATAAAATTTGATGAAGTAGTACGAGACCTGTTCTTAACCTTGTCGTAATGTTATTCCAGTCGGAATTCGCGAGTCATGTAGCTAAATAAAGAAACATGTCGCTTGTCACGTTACGTTTTAGAGCTTCGAGGAGAACACTCTGTGAAACAAAAGAATTAGTAATCAGTTGTTGAACGGTAAACGATAAAAATTTCACCGTAATCGTGAATATAACAGATAAAAAATATTGTAGTTATGCACACGTTTTCCTTTACTGGAAAGAAAGATTGTTACAATtcttataattaataatattagcaTGCTTCTTATTTCAGACTGCGAAACAGCTGAACCGTTTTATACAAACATAAATAATATAACAATTTCCTTTTCTGAGCGCTCTCTGCGAACTGGTCGATGAAAGTGTTTGATATTCATTATAATCCTCATAGATTTCCATCGAATCGACCGATACCATCGCCATTCTTGATACGAACGTTTCACCGGATCGATAGTTTGAGAGTTAACGAACGTGCATATATAAATAATTGCCTTATCCACGGACGAGACTGAGCTCATTTGGATCGCGATTAAGGTAGTTGACGGTCACGCGATGCACTTGCGTCGACCATTTCCAGACGACTAAGAGATTCCATTTAAATTGATGCCCGCCGATTTGTGGCTTCTCACGCGTTTTGCTCGTTCGATTCAACTGCTGTTCGATACCTAAACGAGAGACGATTTTCCACGTGATTACTGAATAGCAGCGACAGCAGGTGCGTTCCGTTTCTTTAAGCGAAATAATGTGAAACTTGGAAAGACGATGCAGAACACTGTGCACAGCATTTACTCTCTCTCTAAATTAATTTCTATCTCCGACAAAGAAAGATTTGTTCCACTCTAAAGTGCGAATTTGTCTAGTTTCGCGTGAGAAATCCTAAGACGATGGAAATTTGGTTCTTCTTACTCAACGACAACTGAGCTGTACGTAACGAGAATCTACTTGGCCACAGTAAATCGGTTCAGACTTGCACCGAACGCAGTCATCGCGTGAACGTACTGTCGGTTGTTCTCAGAGGAACGTTCTAGATTTTGTGCTTACGAACGGCCCTCGCTTTTACCATCGATTTTGATGGGCGCGCCGTCACTTTCACCAGCCACGAATTTTTCTTTTACGTAAAGACCGTGGAGAATCTCTGGTTGCGTGGAAATCTAGATTCCTTGTGCTCTTTTTTCCTCTAATTAACATTTCTGACACGGAGGAACCTGGAGGTGGCTCGAGCTCGTTTAAGAGCGCGAAACGGATCCGTGCGATCGTTAATAATGCATATCTTATGGAAAAATACGATAATTCATGCTACGATCTACGATTTTTCCAACTAGCGTTACACTTCATCGTATTCTATTGTCTGTTTGTTTCGTCGTTAAAGCATTGATTATGGCAACAAGTGTCGTCGATGATTGGACAGAATTAGGCGCAAAATCATCCGCGAACGTCTGTGCAAAGAATGTAACAAAAATTAGCGTAATGCATTTATAAAAACGAATTGCACATGAGAAATAACTCCTCGTGTAAAAAGATAGCAAGATCCGTGACTCGAGTAGCATGACTAAATGCGATAGTAATACGATCGACAATACAGTAGATAATAATCCTGGTACGGTTGCAACGGTCGATCGGTTGAATAATTTTCATGTCGTGCCCGTCTATGATACGATAATGAATTACGGTCAATTAAAAAATGTATCCTTGCTTTTATTAATAGGCCGAGTGCACCGTCGCGACATGTAGATTTGTCTTTTCCCAGTTTCTTCGATCCTCTACACGTGAATTCGTTATTCGAGACATTTCTGGAGCTTTCGAAAGAATTGAAGAACAAACAaaaaattcaaatgaatttaatcggTTTTTTGTTCTACGAATTGGCAATTTTCTAATTTATTTTCGATGTTTCAGGAGAAGACGCGTCTCTTCACTCGGCTGGTTACATCTCGCCGACGTCGGACAATGTGGTGAACGAGCTGCAAGGACTCTCTTTGGAGGAGCAAAACCGCCAAAAGGAGGAATGGAGCGCGGAGCTGGCCAAGGTACGTAACAATCGCACTTTTTCATATTAATGCGGAAAAACACTGAACGAGTCCTTCGAAGATTGTGAAACACGGTCTCGCGAGAAATTCAATAGCTACGACAGAGCTCTTACGCAATAGTTTGGGGTCGCGCCGGAAGTTTTACGCGCTCCATATATCTCGAGATTCCGCGGAAGCTTTTACTAACTTTTCCTGGTTCTTCGAACAACgcaaataaataatattttctcaCTATATACCACGCTACACTTCGACACTATATACTAACTTTCACGAACTCCTCGTCATTCTGCAAACTCTTAAGTGCGAATCATATATACACGTACATCTATACTGCACTCATCTATACTGGTTGCTGGTATATCGACTCAACACACCACGATAGCATTTAAACACTCGAACGAACGTTAAAAATTCACGAACATTCTGTTAACTCTCCAAGTTGAAAAGTGCAAACCTCACGGACACATGGAATACATTTAACGTGGTTATTCGTAAGTTAACTATCGACAAAGCATTATTTTACTAACATTGAAACACCCAACTCGTGCATGCAAGGTACGTAATAATTACATTAAACTCAATTAATTTATCTCTATCGTCACAGTCTATACATACAATGCTGAAACTATATTCTAACACTCGTAGAAATTGCACAATAAATTTGCGTACCGTTATgagaaaatattattaatattggaAGTGCTTTTCAGTAAACAGTAGCTACATTGGAGTCAGTCGTTTGTTATCGTCACTCTTTAGTTTTTCGAAATCGCTAGAAATTCGAACGCGAACCACGAATGATCCGTTAACTCGCGACGTGGCTGAAGGAACCGCGTGTCGTAGGTAGAGGAAGAGATCCAAACGCTGAGGCACGTGCTGGCGAACAAGATCAGGGTGTCCCAGGAGCTGAAGAGGAAGCTGGGCATCAGCGTCTGGAAGGAGATCACCGACGATATGAATCAGGGCTTGAAAAACGTTAAGGAGAGCCAAGTGTACGTTTTTTCTGCTGAAACCATCGGAAAAGCACGCACTTATTCCTTTATCTCTCACCCTCATCTTGCACGAACGGAGTCTTTGCTGGGTGTTGCCAGTGGTGTCACGCGCAGGGTCTCCAACAGCATGATCGATTCAGTTTCTTTTAACAATGTTTCCGTTTCGTAGTTTAGCTATCGTTGAATTCTCTGTTAAATCCGTACGATCTGTTAACCGAGGAAGCATTGATTTATTACTCAGATGCTAAGAGTTTGCGATAAATCCTCGTTTCATTTGTATTCGTAAATATTAATACCTATCTTTAATTACACATGGAAATTTTGATACTGTTATAATTGTAAGTATTTATAAGTTATTTTTGGTCTGTTCAATCTAGATTCAAGGGTTTGATCTAGTCGTTTCCCTTGTAAACGAAGCCTCGAACAAAATTTTACCATTCTTTGCTTTCGTCTTGCTTCGTCTTTTAGAATCGTTCTGAAAATGTTTCACCGTGCACGTTTCTGCTGTTTAAAATTTCTGCAGTGAAAATCTACTCGATTGACAGATGAATTTCGTTTCAAAGACATGCTGTTGACACCCAGGACTCCAAGTACAGTTACGAATGCCACAACACGCGAACAATTGTGCGGTACAAGCTAAAGCTATGAAAAAGCTTTGTTGCCCCTAGGTAAACGTCGAGGTTGCTGTATATTTGCTCCGAGCAAGATTTAGTTTACAATTCCTCCTGTTAAAGCAACAAATTATGCGTATCTAGTTTACCAAGCGTTTTGTAACGCGAACATTCGTTAAGAATCTTCTTTACAGGCCCCTTTTAAGTTTTCAATTTATTGTACATTATAAATAGCGTTTATACGGAACATGCTATGAAACGCATGCGAAACACGCTCGCATTCTTGTATATTCCATCATGTCGACTTTGATTTCGCGTCAGGTGACGGTCATCGCACCCCTTTCGTTTATTTTCTGCTACTTCTGCCCCTCAGACATGTAGAACACTTTTTCTTTGACTTTTGGTTGGGTTCTCATTCAGTTATCAGAACGTCGGCGAGAAACTCGGTCAGTTCACCAAGGCGGTCTCCGAGAACACTTTGTAAGTACACAAACAATCGTGTTATCCTTCAGATCCAACATTTCTTTCTAGGATGGTTTAACCATGTTCATCTTTATGTGAAAATCAGCTTCTCAGcgatctttctttttttattttttctttattttcaatGGAACAGAAATTTTGGATCGCTTTGTTCACGCGTCTGACACGTAAATTACCTTCGTTACAATACTCCCCTGCGCGTTCACGTTGCTCGCAAAATCACGCTTATTATTCGCCACGCTTAATTACATTATCGAACGACAAGTCGTGTGACGTTGATACAGTTGATATCAAAACCGATGTACCAAGTGTCTCAAAATTTACGATATTATCTTCTATACAAACATGGTACCGAAAACGAGTATATTATACGAAGTATTTaaacaaatgaatttttccgagaTATCATTCTGCGATGCTTCTTCAAGCTCGTCTATTTTCTCATATCGTCACAGGTAGACAATATATTTAGACTCATTTTACACGATAcacaaccttttttttttttaacgcattAACACATTCAACGCGTTTTCATGCATCATTTTGGGACATGGTACGTCGAGCTCGAGACGCATATTCACCTCGCAGAAATCGCTTGCGTGAAAATTAACAGAGGAGAGCACGAGCTTTTATGTAACAAAGCGTCAAGTTACTAATCCAAGTGCGATCAGAGTGCATGCGTGAGGTTGTCTTCCATCGGCTTGATCCATTATCGAGACCCTCGCGAAGAAGGTGTCCGCGGTCGAAGGAACCGTCGGAAACACCGGAAACGGATATTTATCGTTGCTCATTACTCGCGCAGATTCCAGAAGACAGAGTCCGTGTTCAAAACCACGGCTGAGAAGACCACCAGCATCTTGGGCGGTTTTGGCAGCGGACTGTCCATGAAGATCGGCCAGATGCGCAACTCGGACAGCTTTCGTTCTCTCGAGGAACGGGTTGGATCCGCCTACGAGAACATGAAGGTTGTTATACGTTTTTCTAATTCACGTAACGTTCACGTGTTACAGCGAACTTTGTCGCTTCTCGATCGAACAAGCAGAGGACAAGATCGTACACGTTCGCAAAGAGAAAGTTTGTCGTGTTGAAACTTAATGTCAACTGTTCTGCATCCTGTATAGGCCCTTTTCTAATTGGATTCATTTGTTCCAAAATTGTCCCGAGATTTGCTGATAAACGCCGTCAGGGTCTGACGAACGATGCCTTCTGTTTCAGACGAAAGTGGTGCCTTCAAGATCCAGCTCGATGCAAAGTTTCAACGACATGCTGCGCGAGAGCGAGTCGTTGCGCTCAGCGCCAGCAGCGACCAGCCCTACCATCCCCGAGGACAAGCTTCTGTCTTAGAGCCTGGCCTCCCGCGGCCGCATCGATCTTCTGCCTCTTCTCTGCGTAACATGCTGACGCGTCGTCCCCACGACGCTGGCGTTTCGCGCTCTATGCTAATCACTTTCCGCTGCGTATCTGCTATTAATCAGGGCTATGCGATGTGTCGTCTATACGTAATCAAGATCGTCTCTATTAAAAAAGGAGAAAGGCGGGAGGACGGGGGAGGAACGCGAATCGATTTTGGTCGTTAGAACGTCCACTCGTCGCGGAGAAACGGAGCAGGACGTTAATTGAATGTTGTCGTTGAAATCACACTCTCTACTCTCGACGCTTCTTCGTCATTCTGTAAGTTACGCGGTGGATACCTTGTCGGGATAGGATTATTGTCTTATGATTTTCTTTGTATCGGTTCTTTACTTTTCTTTTTGTCTtgaatttatttttttaatggTTAGGAAGATGGCATGTATTTTGGAGAGAATTTCTGTTGATTCCTTTTAGAACGtgacgttttctttttttcatcgaCTCGAGACAGAGTGCAGGATCCTCCATGTTGCAGCGGTGTTTGGTTGCGTTTCTCTGAGAATCGGAGTCATGTTACTCGAGAAGAGGGCAATCGATTTTCCTTACTTTTCTCGAACCTTTATTTGCACTATAGCGACTTTTATAACGCATGATATAATATATCGTTGGTACGTACATTAATCGTCTTTGCGTTCCGATCTGTTCTTGCACCACGAACCTGTGAAAAGTAGGCATACACGCTTTAGAGAATAGGTATTTCACTCTGGTGGCGTTCTCTCTTTGATATCCCATCACTTTTCTTTTGTTCGTCTTTCTTTTTGTTTTCCTCTCTACGGGATATCGATGATTCCTACGTAAGAAACGATACCTCGATGTACTCCTACGACACGCATTTCCGATTATCAATGCTCTTCGGTGAGACTCGTGCTTTGACAATACTATTCTATTTTCGTGAGATGAGACAGCGATCCTCGCATCGCGCTGTCCTTTTTGGTGAACGATTCGAAATCGCGTGACAAGTTTTTTCGCGCGACTACGTGAATTTACTTCGACTATCCCAGGAAAGTACTTATCTTTACACGTTACTAAGTGTCTTCACGATTATagtattaaagaaaaaaaagaaaaaaattttatAACTCGTTGCACTTGACTAAAACTAATGCCGATCTTGGTAATTGAAACCGTGGCTATGGCAATCACGATCACGTTAATTTAGCCGAATCGAAGTCTTATCGTTGTAAAACTTAGTCTGTTAATTCTAATTTAATCTTGTTATGCAATGATCGAATTCTTCATTGATGTACTTTAACGTTCAACAACTGTACTGTTGGATCCAAGAAGGGCCAAgagagatataaatgatttcttTATTCGTGGCGTTCGAGTAATTAATATTTCTTTCtctaacttcattaaatatacgTAAGATCCTTCTTCTGATTGACATCATTTTTTCTTACTCGTTCATGCAATTTTCAGCTTGTGTCCGCATATTTAAGACTTAGCAACAGTATAGTTAAAAATAATATCCTTAATCATTTATTTAAAGAACCACATTATATTACATTAATACAATAGCTCCTGAAGAAACTGTGTAATCAAGTAAGTGTAATCAAGTCGCTATGCAAGATGAATCAGATGGTTCAAGCGAGTTCCCACAGTCGCGTCGATTTAAGGAAACAAAAGAGCCTAAGTGCCCCAAGGCCCTGCTTCCATCCAACAATACAATTACCAACAACAATTGTTCTCGCCTTGAAGAGTTTATGAAGAGTATAAAGCCTGGTCCAGAGGATGTCTCTTTCCAGACAATGTTCCATGCGACTTTATACACGCTGACGTGTATCTGGATGCTCATATAGCGTGAAGTCTGACTCACCTGTGTTTCCAAATTCAATGGGAAACACTTGGATCTACTTGCGACTTGCCGAATATTTCCAGCCGGACTTAGCCGAGTACAGTAAGACCCCTATAACGCGTGGTATCCACGTTATACGGGACCcaggattaaaaaaaaaattataataaaattaaataaaaagtttATTTTCAATACAACAAAGAAATGATAACGATTGtactttaatttaaaaaaaatacgaACGTAATTTACCCTGCGTTGTAAGGGGTTCTACCGTATGCCTCTATGAACCTAGTCGCGCGCACCCTGTTGCAGAAAGAGGCACCCTCCACGGAGTGTTGCTTCCGACTAGACGTTCAGTTGTAATCAGCAATTGGACGATAGCTTAGTCGAACGAAGTATTCCATACTGGTTATACTGCGTAGGGATGGAGAAGTTGGTTAGCAGGAGAACCATCTAGGGGATGATCGACTGTATACCATACCCAAGTCCGCAATTGTAAAGACCAGAATAAGATAAGTTAATCGGGGTAAGACGAACGCGTGACGTCCACGAATCAAACCATATAACGTGGCCAATCCTACGAAGAATGTTGCAGCGTCTCAGCGGACAAACTACCCTTTTTCCTCTGCCTCGTTCCACCAGTCATCTCCTGATCTCCTCGCGGTATATACGTTCCCGTACAAGCGTCTAACAACTGCTCGGAACTAAACCGTGTCCAATTGAAGATTGCGATTGTTCATCCAGCCTCGGGTTATCCTCGTGACCGGTTGTCAATGGAAGGTCGAGGCTCCCCGTGTTCCGCGCTCGGTCGAGCCTCGCGAGTCGCCTCTCTATGAGTAAAAAGATTAGCTGGAAGTAACTGCGAATCGACCACGTGAACGGGGAACATTTTTTTGCCGTGCTCCGGAAGGGAGGCACGCGCGGTGACCATTCTTGGTTCGACGAACGCGTCGATTTTAAGGGACCGGGCGCAGACGCTACGTCGTACACGTACGCAGCTATTTTTAGCATATTTAACGAGCTGCTGTCCGTCGACTCGACGCTCGACACGATCTATCTGTGAAACGTGTCGAGAATCTGTTAACTGCACGATCCACTTGATCGGTAAATTATTTGGGAAAATGGCCGCACGCGACCAGAGACGTTTCGTACGCCGCGCGGAAGTGTGCGACTAGAACCGCTTGTTATATATATTGAGGATCTATGTGTGCTTTTTGATTATACATGGAACTTTATTCGTACTTAATGGGAacttaataatatattttttatgaaaATTTTAACGGGCTACTATTTCCTTTACTACTTTCTGTAGGATCACTTCGGTTCCTGGTTTGTTTCCTGGCTCGCGAGTATGCGCTCGCTTACAGTAGGCTGCGttctatctttttttttctgttcaaCTTGCATCTCAATTGATATACCGTGTGCGCAGAAACGCTCCTGCGGCGCCCGTCAGTCGTTCTCACCCCTCTCATCGCGGACTGCAGAGTACGCTGGATCTCTTTCGTGTCACGTTATTATAGTACAGCGTGTCGATCGTCGTTTAAGTGTATTTGTACTTTTGTGTAACGCCACTCACCTGAATGTAATGTTCTATTTTCATAGGGCGAGAATTTTGGAAACCACTGTTTCCGATTTCCATCGTATTCCTGCTTGTAATAAATAGACCACTTTAGTAAATAGATCATTCTTCGTTCCTGAACGATTCCATCTTGAATGTACCGTGTGCGAGTCAATTGTTTAAGCCAAGTTCCTACTGTTTCAGTTACTAATTATTGTTATAGATCTTATGGTAATTTCAAAAGGTTGATCATTGAAAATGGATATTTTTAGACGAGAAGTAAGTTGCACCGAAGTTCGTTTAAGAATGA
This sequence is a window from Xylocopa sonorina isolate GNS202 chromosome 6, iyXylSono1_principal, whole genome shotgun sequence. Protein-coding genes within it:
- the LOC143424558 gene encoding uncharacterized protein LOC143424558 isoform X1, whose product is MKTDEMPDIKQGQGKTEDRGPSKQGAKSRVCQEHGDHDCPSENEHEFESLEYEEDVYYSNLTATPSFDDIDELSDDADEIVVHCWRDSNGDIDEIVVDDANLSVETQFLTPDAEDGASSRGRRKRKSVRVIFQDFSKPYLAKISNSQNYKKFLELVKGEDASLHSAGYISPTSDNVVNELQGLSLEEQNRQKEEWSAELAKVEEEIQTLRHVLANKIRVSQELKRKLGISVWKEITDDMNQGLKNVKESQVYQNVGEKLGQFTKAVSENTLFQKTESVFKTTAEKTTSILGGFGSGLSMKIGQMRNSDSFRSLEERVGSAYENMKTKVVPSRSSSMQSFNDMLRESESLRSAPAATSPTIPEDKLLS
- the LOC143424558 gene encoding uncharacterized protein LOC143424558 isoform X2, with the translated sequence MKTDEMPDIKQGQGKTEDRGPSKQGAKSRVCQEHGDHDCPSENEHEFESLEYEEDVYYSNLTATPSFDDIDELSDDADEIVVHCWRDSNGDIDEIVVDDANLSVETQFLTPDAEDGASSRGRRKRKSVRVIFQDFSKPYLAKISNSQNYKKFLELVKGEDASLHSAGYISPTSDNVVNELQGLSLEEQNRQKEEWSAELAKVEEEIQTLRHVLANKIRVSQELKRKLGISVWKEITDDMNQGLKNVKESQVFQKTESVFKTTAEKTTSILGGFGSGLSMKIGQMRNSDSFRSLEERVGSAYENMKTKVVPSRSSSMQSFNDMLRESESLRSAPAATSPTIPEDKLLS